The following coding sequences are from one Nymphalis io chromosome 5, ilAglIoxx1.1, whole genome shotgun sequence window:
- the LOC126768845 gene encoding 39S ribosomal protein L20, mitochondrial yields the protein MVFLTVANWVRARGPDEFWRKRKIFRLAAHFTGRRRNCYSVAVRNVHRALAYATKARKLKKEDMKALWDTRITAACEQHNITAFSLREGLGRADIMLDRKSLSDLAAWEPKTFHCLAAVAKEKLNLDSFIDGTDKKEPTGINLNLKDIMLEAWLKEKKK from the coding sequence ATGGTATTTTTAACCGTTGCTAATTGGGTTCGAGCCCGTGGTCCTGATGAATTCTGgaggaaaagaaaaatatttagattggCAGCACACTTCACTGGCCGTCGACGAAATTGTTATTCAGTAGCAGTACGCAATGTTCATCGTGCTTTAGCTTATGCAACCAAAGCTCGTAAATTAAAGAAGGAAGATATGAAAGCACTCTGGGACACACGTATAACAGCAGCATGCGAACAACACAATATAACGGCCTTTTCTTTAAGAGAAGGGTTGGGTCGCGCCGATATAATGTTAGATCGCAAATCACTATCTGATTTAGCAGCATGGGAACCAAAAACATTTCACTGTCTTGCTGCAGTTgctaaagaaaaactaaatctGGATAGTTTTATTGATGGAACTGATAAGAAAGAGCCGACAGGAATCAATTTAAACCTTAAGGATATAATGTTAGAAGCTTGGCTTaaggaaaagaaaaaatag
- the LOC126768814 gene encoding pancreatic triacylglycerol lipase-like isoform X2: MRRLYLTDRHLRVMLWCILLVLQPAFAGILDPFNWARSDRIEVNIPWLPFENETRCYDELGCLNITRSWYHLIHRPFNVFPLPRVVINTRFILYTKKNPTDGQILNVNANKTIAKSNFSPQRLTKMIIHGFIDTPLSNWVSEMKDELVKAGDFNVVVVDWAGGSLPLYTQATANTRLVGLEVAHFVNTLQKEHGLNPLDVHIIGHSLGAHTAGYAGEKIQDLGRITGLDPAEPYFQGMPTHVRLDPTDAQLVDVIHTDGKSIFLLDFVFMAGYGMSQPVGHLDFYPNNGKEQPGCDLTEGPLIPLTLVKQGLEEASRVLVACNHVRAIKLFTESINGKCPYIGHQCPSYQHFVSGKCFHCGHGCAIMGFHADSSPGLITNKNNQTENEVYPSEEQDTIGAKYYLSTGKELPFCQRHYKVVVHLANPKGAESWVQGFLKVTLLSDRGVIRGMDLTPNNYVKLEHGTSYTTVVTNPMDLGGKVRKVELSWEYDMNVLEPRSLCILWCNDRLYVKSVLVDQMELPSRGKRNVDFSSKLCTPKREFAEIPNRGSASFYDNCNS; the protein is encoded by the exons ATGCGAAGGCTTTACCTAACGGACAGGCACTTAAGAGTAATGTTATGGTGCATTTTACTGGTACTGCAACCAGCTTTCGCCGGAATTCTCGACCCTTTCAATTGGGCTCGTTCCGATCGGATTGAAGTGAACATACCATGGTTGCCTT tTGAAAATGAAACAAGATGTTACGACGAATTGGGTTGCCTAAATATAACCCGTAGTTGGTATCATCTTATTCACCGACCATTTAATGTCTTCCCATTGCCTAGAGTCGTCATTAACaccag ATTCATCTTATATACGAAAAAGAATCCAACTGATGGCCAAATACTAAACGTAAATGCTAACAAAACTATAGCGAAATCAAACTTTAGTCCTCAACGCCTGACTAAAATGATTATTCACGGGTTCATTGACACGCCGCTCTCTAATTGG GTTAGCGAGATGAAAGATGAATTGGTGAAAGCAGGTGACTTTAATGTGGTCGTAGTGGACTGGGCCGGAGGTAGTCTACCACTTTACACACAGGCCACCGCGAATACAAGGCTAGTAGGTCTCGAAGTTGCACACTTTGTGAACACATTgcag AAAGAACATGGACTCAATCCACTAGATGTGCATATCATAGGTCATTCACTAGGCGCGCACACGGCAGGCTACGCTGGAGAGAAAATCCAG GACTTAGGAAGAATTACCGGACTCGATCCGGCCGAGCCTTACTTTCAAGGAATGCCAACCCACGTTAGGCTGGACCCTACAGATGCTCAACTAGTAGATGTTATACACACAGATGGAAAAAGCATTTTTCTTTTAG ATTTTGTATTTATGGCAGGATACGGAATGTCGCAACCGGTGGGTCACCTGGATTTCTACCCGAACAATGGAAAAGAGCAACCGGGTTGTGACTTAACTGAAGGACCGCTAATTCCACTTACCTTGGTAAAACAGGGGCTAGAGGAAGCTTCTAGAGTTCTTGTTGCATGCAACCATGTCCGAGCTATTAAGCTCTTTACAGAATCTATCAATGGAAAATGTCCTTATATCg GACATCAGTGCCCGTCGTATCAACATTTCGTATCAGGAAAGTGTTTCCATTGTGGTCATGGTTGTGCTATAATGGG atttcatGCAGATAGTTCGCCtggtttaattacaaataaaaataatcaaacagAAAACGAAGTTTATCCCTCTGAAGAACAAGATACAATTGGTGCGAAATATTATCTTAGTACGGGGAAGGAACTGCCATTTTGTC AGCGCCATTACAAGGTAGTCGTCCATTTGGCGAACCCTAAAGGTGCAGAATCATGGGTGcag GGTTTTTTGAAAGTAACGCTATTATCTGATAGAGGAGTTATAAGAGGAATGGATCTCACTCCAAACAACTACGTAAA ATTAGAACATGGAACGTCGTACACAACTGTAGTTACGAATCCTATGGATTTAGGCGGAAAAGTTAGAAAA gtgGAGTTGTCGTGGGAGTACGATATGAATGTACTAGAGCCGCGATCACTTTGCATTTTATGGTGTAATGACCGCCTTTACGTCAAATCTGTCCTTGTCGATCAGATGGAACTACCGAGCAGAGG taAACGAAATGTTGACTTCAGCAGTAAGCTGTGTACCCCAAAACGGGAATTCGCCGAAATACCCAATCGAGGCTCCGCAAGTTTCTACGACAACTGCAACAGTTAG
- the LOC126768814 gene encoding pancreatic triacylglycerol lipase-like isoform X1 has product MCNTSIMRRLYLTDRHLRVMLWCILLVLQPAFAGILDPFNWARSDRIEVNIPWLPFENETRCYDELGCLNITRSWYHLIHRPFNVFPLPRVVINTRFILYTKKNPTDGQILNVNANKTIAKSNFSPQRLTKMIIHGFIDTPLSNWVSEMKDELVKAGDFNVVVVDWAGGSLPLYTQATANTRLVGLEVAHFVNTLQKEHGLNPLDVHIIGHSLGAHTAGYAGEKIQDLGRITGLDPAEPYFQGMPTHVRLDPTDAQLVDVIHTDGKSIFLLGYGMSQPVGHLDFYPNNGKEQPGCDLTEGPLIPLTLVKQGLEEASRVLVACNHVRAIKLFTESINGKCPYIGHQCPSYQHFVSGKCFHCGHGCAIMGFHADSSPGLITNKNNQTENEVYPSEEQDTIGAKYYLSTGKELPFCQRHYKVVVHLANPKGAESWVQGFLKVTLLSDRGVIRGMDLTPNNYVKLEHGTSYTTVVTNPMDLGGKVRKVELSWEYDMNVLEPRSLCILWCNDRLYVKSVLVDQMELPSRGKRNVDFSSKLCTPKREFAEIPNRGSASFYDNCNS; this is encoded by the exons GTGCAATACAAGTATTATGCGAAGGCTTTACCTAACGGACAGGCACTTAAGAGTAATGTTATGGTGCATTTTACTGGTACTGCAACCAGCTTTCGCCGGAATTCTCGACCCTTTCAATTGGGCTCGTTCCGATCGGATTGAAGTGAACATACCATGGTTGCCTT tTGAAAATGAAACAAGATGTTACGACGAATTGGGTTGCCTAAATATAACCCGTAGTTGGTATCATCTTATTCACCGACCATTTAATGTCTTCCCATTGCCTAGAGTCGTCATTAACaccag ATTCATCTTATATACGAAAAAGAATCCAACTGATGGCCAAATACTAAACGTAAATGCTAACAAAACTATAGCGAAATCAAACTTTAGTCCTCAACGCCTGACTAAAATGATTATTCACGGGTTCATTGACACGCCGCTCTCTAATTGG GTTAGCGAGATGAAAGATGAATTGGTGAAAGCAGGTGACTTTAATGTGGTCGTAGTGGACTGGGCCGGAGGTAGTCTACCACTTTACACACAGGCCACCGCGAATACAAGGCTAGTAGGTCTCGAAGTTGCACACTTTGTGAACACATTgcag AAAGAACATGGACTCAATCCACTAGATGTGCATATCATAGGTCATTCACTAGGCGCGCACACGGCAGGCTACGCTGGAGAGAAAATCCAG GACTTAGGAAGAATTACCGGACTCGATCCGGCCGAGCCTTACTTTCAAGGAATGCCAACCCACGTTAGGCTGGACCCTACAGATGCTCAACTAGTAGATGTTATACACACAGATGGAAAAAGCATTTTTCTTTTAG GATACGGAATGTCGCAACCGGTGGGTCACCTGGATTTCTACCCGAACAATGGAAAAGAGCAACCGGGTTGTGACTTAACTGAAGGACCGCTAATTCCACTTACCTTGGTAAAACAGGGGCTAGAGGAAGCTTCTAGAGTTCTTGTTGCATGCAACCATGTCCGAGCTATTAAGCTCTTTACAGAATCTATCAATGGAAAATGTCCTTATATCg GACATCAGTGCCCGTCGTATCAACATTTCGTATCAGGAAAGTGTTTCCATTGTGGTCATGGTTGTGCTATAATGGG atttcatGCAGATAGTTCGCCtggtttaattacaaataaaaataatcaaacagAAAACGAAGTTTATCCCTCTGAAGAACAAGATACAATTGGTGCGAAATATTATCTTAGTACGGGGAAGGAACTGCCATTTTGTC AGCGCCATTACAAGGTAGTCGTCCATTTGGCGAACCCTAAAGGTGCAGAATCATGGGTGcag GGTTTTTTGAAAGTAACGCTATTATCTGATAGAGGAGTTATAAGAGGAATGGATCTCACTCCAAACAACTACGTAAA ATTAGAACATGGAACGTCGTACACAACTGTAGTTACGAATCCTATGGATTTAGGCGGAAAAGTTAGAAAA gtgGAGTTGTCGTGGGAGTACGATATGAATGTACTAGAGCCGCGATCACTTTGCATTTTATGGTGTAATGACCGCCTTTACGTCAAATCTGTCCTTGTCGATCAGATGGAACTACCGAGCAGAGG taAACGAAATGTTGACTTCAGCAGTAAGCTGTGTACCCCAAAACGGGAATTCGCCGAAATACCCAATCGAGGCTCCGCAAGTTTCTACGACAACTGCAACAGTTAG